A portion of the Lolium rigidum isolate FL_2022 chromosome 1, APGP_CSIRO_Lrig_0.1, whole genome shotgun sequence genome contains these proteins:
- the LOC124654530 gene encoding polyphenol oxidase I, chloroplastic-like — protein sequence MASPGFTCNLTAAASACLPLRKRFKTKHVRRRSSCKVWAGNAGAGDDDTLVHHNIDRRDVLLALTGFAAATTSNLGLAALAADDTVPAVCLTPPITNEVIKCVSADGFQCPGAFRPEDVVDFAALPPPNAPLRVRRPAHLVAADEEYVKKYEAGIRMMKDLDGTDDPRSFKRQAAIHEAYCNFHYKVTATAAAGAGSPATEIDFDVHFSSIFAPWHRMYIYFFERIIGELVGDSAFALPYWNWDSPDGMILPAIFNNESSPLYDAKRNREHVDAVIDLNLGPGKQNDLPVCSDDACLKATNLCNIYRQMAVDTAAQFHGDKFCAARVMSPGSLENAAHTAVHIWLGDPLAANKGEDMGVLGTAGRDPVFYSHHANVDRLWHLWTAALGNENFVGASAAQWLDTGFVFYDEKRRPVRIRIRDVLDAGRLGYAYEEKETLEWQDKRPTPAAGIERSGAKPSVPAAATSFPVALKNGEKKYVTAERPEKARAGGGSSKKAPEVLVVDVTIDPCEYAKFDVLVNVPKGQEARVGPQNSEFAGSFVNLPHGGGDGGGRGSMGSLKLAYRFALRELVEDLGCGRDRLLDVTLIPVAGEKVVVDDVRVELLE from the exons ATGGCGAGCCCTGGCTTCACCTGCAACTTAACAGCTGCCGCCTCTGCATGCCTTCCTCTAAGAAAGCGATTCAAGACCAAACACGTCCGCCGTCGCTCGTCTTGCAAAGTCTGGGCAGGTAATGCCGGCGCCGGCGATGACGACACCCTGGTACACCACAATATCGACCGCCGGGACGTGCTCCTCGCACTCACCGGATTCGCCGCTGCCACCACAAGCAACCTCGGCCTCGCGGCGCTGGCCGCTGACGACACCGTGCCGGCCGTGTGTCTCACTCCGCCGATAACCAACGAGGTCATCAAGTGCGTTTCGGCCGACGGCTTCCAGTGCCCAGGCGCGTTCCGCCCCGAGGACGTCGTCGACTTCGCCGCGCTCCCACCGCCAAACGCCCCCCTGCGCGTGCGTCGGCCCGCGcacctcgtcgccgccgacgaggaATACGTGAAGAAGTACGAGGCCGGCATCCGCATGATGAAAGATCTGGACGGCACCGACGACCCACGCAGCTTCAAGCGACAGGCGGCCATCCACGAGGCCTACTGCAACTTCCACTACAAGGTGACCGCGACGGCGGCTGCTGGTGCTGGGAGCCCGGCCACGGAGATCGATTTCGACGTGCACTTCTCGTCCATCTTCGCGCCGTGGCACCGGATGTACATCTACTTCTTCGAGCGGATCatcggcgagctcgtcggcgaCAGCGCCTTCGCGCTGCCGTACTGGAACTGGGACTCGCCCGACGGCATGATCCTGCCGGCGATTTTCAACAACGAGTCCTCGCCGCTGTACGACGCCAAGCGCAACCGGGAGCACGTCGACGCCGTCATTGACCTCAACCTGGGTCCGGGGAAGCAGAACGATCTTCCTGTTTGCAGCGACGACGCCTGCCTGAAGGCGACGAACCTCTGCAACATCTACCGCCAGATGGCCGTGGACACGGCGGCGCAGTTCCACGGCGACAAGTTCTGCGCCGCGCGCGTCATGTCCCCCGGGTCGCTGGAGAACGCGGCGCACACCGCGGTCCACATCTGGCTGGGCGACCCGCTGGCCGCCAACAAGGGGGAGGACATGGGGGTGCTCGGCACGGCGGGGCGCGACCCTGTCTTCTACTCGCACCACGCCAACGTCGACCGCCT gtggCACCTCTGGACCGCGGCGCTCGGAAACGAGAACTTCGTCGGCGCTAGCGCTGCCCAGTGGCTCGACACCGGCTTCGTGTTCTACGACGAGAAGAGGCGCCCCGTGCGCATCAGGATCCGCGAcgtcctcgacgccggcaggCTCGGGTACGCGTACGAGGAGAAGGAGACGCTGGAGTGGCAGGACAAGCGGCCCACGCCTGCGGCCGGCATAGAGAGATCGGGAGCCAAGCCGAGCGTGCCTGCTGCTGCAACCTCCTTTCCCGTGGCTCTAAAGAATGGCGAGAAGAAGTACGTGACGGCGGAGAGGCCGGAGAAGGCCCGTGCCGGCGGTGGCAGCAGCAAGAAGGCTCCGGAGGTGCTGGTGGTGGACGTCACGATCGACCCTTGCGAGTACGCCAAGTTTGACGTGCTCGTCAACGTGCCGAAAGGCCAGGAAGCGCGGGTGGGGCCGCAGAACAGTGAGTTCGCCGGGAGCTTCGTGAACCTGCCGCACgggggcggcgacggcggtggccgcGGCAGCATGGGGAGCTTGAAGCTGGCGTACCGGTTCGCGCTGCGTGAGCTCGTCGAGGACCTCGGGTGCGGCCGGGACCGGCTGCTGGACGTCACGCTCATCCCGGTCGCCGGCGAGaaggtcgtcgtcgacgacgtgcGCGTTGAGCTCCTCGAATAG